The following proteins are encoded in a genomic region of Gemmatimonadota bacterium:
- a CDS encoding NADH:flavin oxidoreductase/NADH oxidase: MLFTPITFRGLTLRNRVVVSPMCQYSSRDGFANDWHLVHLGAFAVGGAGLVLSEAAAVTPEGRISPHDLGIWDDAHVPFLRRINEFLHAQGAASGIQLAHAGRKASTARPWEGGGRVTPANGGWDDVQAPSAIPFADNYPQPHALTHERIRRVIDDFRDAARRAHEAGFQVIELHAAHGYLLHEFLSPLANQRTDEYGGSFANRARLTHEVVAAIREVWPADLPLFVRLSSTDWVPGGWDADETVQLSRELAAVGVDLIDCSSGGLATSQQIPVAPGYQVPFARRVRHEAGIATGAVGLITTPAQAQQVVENGDADLVLMAREFLRQPRWPLQAARELGQEITWPRQYERAKPR, translated from the coding sequence ATGCTGTTCACCCCGATCACGTTTCGCGGCCTCACCCTCCGCAACCGCGTCGTCGTCTCGCCGATGTGCCAGTACTCGAGTCGCGATGGCTTCGCCAACGACTGGCACCTCGTCCACCTTGGCGCCTTCGCTGTCGGCGGCGCCGGTCTCGTCCTCAGCGAGGCGGCCGCCGTCACCCCCGAGGGACGCATCTCGCCGCACGACCTCGGGATCTGGGACGATGCCCATGTCCCGTTCCTGCGCCGCATCAACGAGTTTCTCCACGCGCAGGGGGCGGCCAGCGGGATTCAGCTGGCGCATGCCGGTCGAAAGGCGAGCACCGCGCGGCCGTGGGAAGGGGGCGGGCGCGTGACGCCCGCCAATGGCGGGTGGGATGACGTCCAGGCACCTAGCGCGATCCCCTTCGCCGACAACTATCCGCAGCCGCACGCACTCACGCACGAGCGCATCCGCCGAGTCATCGATGATTTCCGCGACGCCGCTCGGCGCGCGCACGAGGCCGGCTTCCAGGTCATCGAGCTGCACGCCGCGCACGGCTACCTGCTGCACGAGTTCCTCTCCCCGCTCGCCAACCAGCGCACCGACGAGTACGGCGGCTCCTTCGCCAATCGCGCTCGTCTCACGCACGAGGTGGTCGCCGCGATCCGGGAAGTGTGGCCAGCCGACCTGCCGCTCTTCGTGCGCCTCTCGTCGACCGACTGGGTCCCCGGCGGCTGGGATGCGGACGAGACGGTGCAGCTCTCGCGCGAGCTTGCAGCTGTCGGCGTCGACCTCATCGACTGCTCGTCAGGCGGGCTCGCGACCAGCCAGCAGATTCCGGTCGCCCCCGGCTACCAGGTCCCGTTCGCTCGCCGCGTGCGCCACGAGGCCGGGATCGCCACCGGCGCCGTGGGCCTCATCACCACCCCCGCGCAGGCACAGCAGGTGGTGGAGAACGGCGACGCCGACCTGGTCCTCATGGCGCGCGAGTTCCTGCGTCAGCCGCGCTGGCCGCTGCAGGCCGCGCGCGAACTCGGGCAGGAGATCACCTGGCCCAGGCAATACGAGCGGGCGAAACCACGTTAG
- a CDS encoding ZIP family metal transporter, with protein sequence MFAEHPSVLVFLYALLTALATALGAIPFAFIRTVSKRVVGYSNALAAGLMLGASFGLIVEGARTRGGATLIGVLLGVIFMLLVQRFMGDHEGETEFLGARGVGAKKMLLIIAVMTVHSFAEGAAVGVSFGGGESLATAITLAVAVHNIPEGLAISAVMRPQGASILSCAWWSFFSSIPQPLAAVPAYLFVEKFSATLPYGLGFAAGAMIFMVLVELLPEAYEQESSRGIAAAATLSMLGMLAVQRYL encoded by the coding sequence ATGTTCGCCGAGCACCCGAGCGTGCTGGTCTTTCTCTACGCGTTGCTGACGGCGCTGGCGACGGCGTTGGGGGCGATCCCGTTCGCCTTCATCCGCACGGTGTCGAAGCGGGTGGTGGGCTACTCCAATGCGTTGGCGGCGGGGTTGATGCTGGGCGCGTCGTTCGGGCTCATCGTCGAGGGGGCGCGCACGCGCGGCGGGGCCACGCTCATCGGGGTCTTGTTAGGCGTGATCTTCATGCTGCTGGTGCAGCGTTTCATGGGTGACCACGAAGGGGAGACGGAGTTCCTCGGTGCGCGTGGCGTGGGGGCGAAGAAGATGCTCCTGATCATCGCGGTGATGACGGTGCACTCGTTTGCCGAAGGGGCAGCGGTCGGTGTGTCGTTCGGCGGCGGGGAGTCGCTGGCCACGGCGATCACGCTGGCCGTCGCCGTGCACAACATCCCCGAGGGGTTGGCGATCAGCGCGGTGATGCGCCCGCAGGGGGCGTCGATCCTGTCGTGCGCGTGGTGGAGCTTCTTTTCCTCGATCCCGCAGCCGCTGGCGGCGGTGCCGGCCTATCTCTTCGTCGAGAAGTTCTCGGCGACGCTGCCGTATGGGCTCGGCTTCGCGGCGGGGGCGATGATCTTCATGGTGCTGGTGGAACTGTTGCCCGAGGCGTACGAGCAGGAGTCGTCGCGCGGGATTGCCGCGGCGGCGACGCTGTCGATGCTGGGGATGCTGGCGGTGCAACGGTATTTGTGA
- a CDS encoding ZIP family metal transporter, with protein sequence MTLNTVALYAALAAAAAGLGPILSRVQGPEDRFVGLANALAAGMMLGLAYPLMRDGLDAGTVSATIGASAAVVALFLVHVWFELDGGEAISPVRALIGASVHSAPEGLALGVACAVDARFGAVVALTLALHNVGEGIALSSYLVQREKRLRAVAAAALSNLPQIALAIAGFVLAEARPELRPALLGGAAGSLIYLSLADLLPSGYHVAGRQAISVVVIAATSMVAFVGAL encoded by the coding sequence ATGACGCTGAACACCGTCGCGCTGTACGCCGCCCTCGCCGCCGCCGCCGCGGGACTCGGGCCCATCCTTTCGCGCGTGCAGGGACCGGAAGACCGTTTCGTAGGACTCGCCAACGCGTTGGCCGCGGGGATGATGCTGGGGCTCGCGTACCCGCTCATGCGCGACGGGCTCGACGCGGGGACGGTCAGTGCGACGATTGGTGCGTCGGCAGCGGTGGTGGCGCTCTTTCTCGTGCACGTCTGGTTCGAGCTGGACGGCGGCGAGGCGATCTCGCCGGTGCGAGCGCTGATCGGGGCGTCGGTGCACTCGGCGCCCGAAGGGCTGGCGTTAGGCGTGGCCTGTGCGGTCGACGCGCGCTTCGGCGCGGTGGTGGCGTTGACGTTGGCGCTGCACAACGTGGGCGAGGGGATCGCCCTGTCGTCGTACCTGGTGCAACGGGAGAAGCGACTGCGCGCGGTGGCCGCCGCGGCGCTCTCCAACCTTCCGCAGATTGCGCTCGCGATTGCCGGTTTCGTGCTCGCCGAGGCGCGCCCCGAGTTGCGGCCGGCCCTGCTCGGGGGGGCGGCCGGCTCGCTCATCTACTTGTCGCTCGCCGACCTCCTCCCGTCGGGATACCATGTGGCGGGGCGGCAGGCGATCAGCGTGGTGGTGATCGCTGCCACGAGCATGGTCGCCTTCGTGGGAGCCTTGTGA
- a CDS encoding Uma2 family endonuclease, which translates to MTADEILALDLPGKSTELVRGHLVVREPPGSFHGRVAARLAYLIGHHVYQHDLGSVFSQDTGFQIASNPDSVRAPDVAFVPTARAAEIPPRGYARMTPDLVAEIVAPGDSPGELLSKIGDWLEAGASFVWVIDPARREGRVHRAGGTVAITPIDGALDGEDVFPGFRCPMAEVFR; encoded by the coding sequence ATGACCGCCGACGAGATCCTGGCCTTGGATCTCCCGGGGAAGTCGACGGAACTCGTGCGTGGGCATCTCGTCGTGCGCGAGCCGCCAGGCTCATTTCACGGCCGCGTCGCGGCTCGACTCGCATATCTGATCGGACATCACGTCTACCAGCACGACCTCGGTTCCGTCTTCAGTCAGGACACCGGCTTTCAGATCGCTTCCAATCCCGACAGCGTGCGCGCACCGGACGTGGCGTTCGTGCCTACAGCGCGCGCCGCAGAGATCCCGCCGCGCGGCTACGCCCGGATGACGCCCGACCTCGTGGCCGAGATCGTCGCACCCGGCGATAGCCCAGGTGAGCTGCTGTCGAAGATTGGGGATTGGCTCGAGGCCGGGGCGTCGTTCGTCTGGGTGATCGATCCAGCGCGGCGCGAAGGCCGGGTCCATCGCGCCGGTGGCACCGTGGCGATCACCCCAATCGATGGTGCGCTCGATGGGGAGGACGTCTTTCCAGGGTTTCGGTGCCCGATGGCAGAGGTGTTCCGCTAG
- a CDS encoding CocE/NonD family hydrolase: protein MPGLRPVLGRPRRVARLAALFFGIVATSPAMLVAQRSTYDAYIAGVHVATLERSGNGAATTWSIRKKGFASNRWSAARTASAAALAADTSFRLWGALRDVVPRIADIERRDWATHDVVDWPDRSTLYERTRELHSATRPTSTATRWNRRGATNPMDLVIDARDHMVAAIDPRMDVVLVRRGDERFTTVGQWQSSGVSPARYGYRHVGKQMVPMSDGVRLATLVLLPSEEATGPFPTILVRSPYGITGLVSVYWQYAARGYAVVLQATRGTSYTDPEARSEGALELMVHEPADGKAALEWITRQPWSDGKICMQGGSYLGYTQWTAAMSGNPALKCLVPEVSMGTAFADQPYVGGGLLVGMAFYQFWMHERPLLPTRTWSEVLAHRPLVDLDDFGTGKSLPNWDNQVLASSNGGYWRAQDWHRAPIRPELSTFQISGWFDDDLPGTLSNWSLMQRIGTAPQRLLLGPWKHGYNADRALNGYDYGLDALRDDVWLLKQMWYDTHLKGMKNAATEQRVEYFVLGDNSWRTASAWPPPEATPQRWYFHSDGRANRLITSGTLTRDAPLGDEPVDRYTYDPADPVPNWMSFEQMQRWEDVQTFQWDMKDLEVRHDVVTFTSAPLQADLTIAGDILVELHASADVKDTDWWVHLADVDPAGRSNRLTLGTVRARFRNLDDAQYRARGDNFAREELLSGDSTQVVRYRIGVKGVANTFRKGHRIRVAVMNAMANYTFPNSNTGEDEGRVTRTVKGRMGIHHAAAWPSHIVLPVLPRP from the coding sequence ATGCCCGGTCTGCGCCCCGTCCTCGGTCGCCCGCGCCGCGTGGCACGCCTCGCCGCGCTCTTCTTCGGCATCGTGGCCACCTCGCCCGCGATGCTGGTGGCCCAACGCTCGACCTACGACGCCTACATCGCCGGCGTCCACGTCGCGACCCTCGAGCGCTCGGGGAACGGCGCTGCCACCACGTGGAGCATCCGCAAGAAGGGCTTCGCCTCGAATCGGTGGTCGGCGGCTCGGACCGCCAGCGCCGCAGCGCTCGCCGCCGACACGTCCTTCCGTCTGTGGGGTGCGCTTCGCGACGTCGTCCCCCGCATCGCCGACATCGAGCGACGCGACTGGGCGACGCACGACGTCGTCGACTGGCCCGACCGTTCGACGCTCTACGAGCGCACGCGCGAGTTGCACTCGGCGACTCGTCCCACAAGCACCGCCACCCGCTGGAACCGGCGCGGCGCGACGAATCCCATGGATCTCGTCATCGACGCACGCGATCACATGGTCGCGGCGATCGATCCTCGCATGGACGTCGTACTCGTCAGGCGCGGCGACGAGCGATTCACCACGGTGGGCCAGTGGCAATCGTCCGGCGTCTCGCCGGCTCGCTACGGCTATCGCCACGTCGGGAAACAGATGGTCCCGATGAGCGACGGCGTGCGCCTGGCGACGCTCGTGCTGCTCCCATCCGAGGAGGCGACGGGCCCCTTTCCGACGATCCTCGTCCGCTCGCCCTATGGGATCACCGGGCTCGTCTCGGTCTACTGGCAGTACGCGGCGCGCGGCTACGCCGTGGTGCTGCAGGCGACGCGCGGAACGAGCTACACCGACCCCGAGGCGCGGTCGGAGGGAGCACTCGAGCTGATGGTGCACGAACCCGCCGACGGGAAGGCGGCGCTCGAGTGGATCACGCGCCAGCCGTGGAGCGACGGAAAGATCTGCATGCAGGGCGGGTCGTACCTCGGCTACACGCAGTGGACCGCGGCGATGAGCGGCAATCCGGCGCTCAAGTGCCTCGTCCCCGAGGTCTCGATGGGGACCGCGTTCGCCGACCAGCCCTATGTCGGCGGCGGGCTGCTGGTCGGAATGGCGTTCTACCAATTCTGGATGCACGAGCGCCCCCTGCTCCCCACTCGCACCTGGTCCGAGGTGCTCGCGCACCGTCCGCTCGTCGACCTCGACGACTTCGGGACGGGGAAATCGCTCCCCAACTGGGACAACCAGGTGCTGGCGTCGTCCAACGGCGGCTATTGGCGCGCGCAGGACTGGCATCGCGCGCCAATCCGCCCCGAACTCTCGACCTTCCAGATCAGCGGGTGGTTCGACGACGACCTCCCGGGAACACTCAGCAACTGGTCGCTGATGCAACGCATCGGCACCGCGCCGCAGCGACTCCTGCTCGGCCCCTGGAAGCACGGCTACAACGCCGACCGCGCGCTCAACGGCTACGACTACGGCCTCGATGCCCTGCGCGACGACGTCTGGCTCCTCAAGCAGATGTGGTACGACACGCACCTCAAGGGGATGAAGAACGCGGCGACCGAACAGCGCGTGGAGTATTTCGTCCTGGGCGACAACAGCTGGCGCACGGCGAGCGCGTGGCCGCCGCCAGAGGCAACGCCGCAACGGTGGTACTTCCACAGCGATGGACGCGCCAATCGCCTCATCACCAGCGGGACGCTCACGCGCGACGCGCCGCTCGGTGACGAGCCGGTCGATCGCTACACATACGACCCCGCCGACCCGGTCCCAAACTGGATGTCCTTCGAGCAGATGCAGCGGTGGGAGGACGTGCAGACCTTCCAGTGGGACATGAAAGACCTCGAGGTGCGCCACGACGTGGTGACCTTCACCTCGGCCCCCCTCCAGGCCGACCTCACGATCGCCGGCGACATTCTCGTCGAGCTGCACGCGTCGGCCGACGTGAAGGACACCGATTGGTGGGTGCACCTCGCCGACGTCGACCCCGCCGGGCGATCGAACCGCTTGACGTTAGGCACGGTACGCGCGCGCTTCCGAAATCTCGATGACGCGCAGTATCGCGCGCGCGGTGACAACTTCGCGCGCGAGGAGCTGCTGAGCGGCGATTCGACGCAGGTGGTGCGCTACCGGATCGGGGTGAAGGGGGTGGCCAACACGTTCAGGAAGGGGCATCGCATCCGCGTGGCGGTCATGAACGCCATGGCGAACTACACGTTCCCCAACTCCAACACGGGCGAAGACGAAGGGCGGGTGACGCGGACGGTGAAGGGGCGCATGGGGATTCACCACGCGGCAGCGTGGCCCAGTCACATCGTGCTCCCGGTCCTGCCGAGGCCGTGA
- a CDS encoding spermidine synthase, with protein MKPTERLAEAAAPDGTRLTLLRHDGAYYMSADGVELMSTRRSNSEVHLAELACTPVADRPAARALVGGLGFGFTLRAALRLLAPDATVVVAELLRDVIDWNQHPEWGEALAGATLRDPRVRLHHGDVRDVLRESPGAFDAIMLDVDNGAEPFTTAGNAGLYGEAGLRETAAALRPGGVVAWWSVGEDRRFEAAARRAGLTVTSHRRRVHATAKASHVIITGRREGGGP; from the coding sequence ATGAAACCCACCGAGCGACTCGCCGAGGCTGCCGCGCCCGACGGCACGCGCCTGACCCTGCTGCGTCATGACGGCGCCTACTACATGAGTGCCGACGGTGTGGAGCTGATGTCCACGCGCCGCTCCAACTCGGAAGTGCACCTCGCCGAGCTCGCATGCACTCCCGTGGCCGATCGTCCGGCGGCGCGCGCACTGGTCGGTGGGCTCGGCTTCGGCTTCACCCTGCGCGCGGCGTTGCGCCTCCTCGCCCCGGACGCCACGGTGGTGGTCGCCGAGCTGCTGCGCGATGTCATCGATTGGAACCAGCACCCTGAGTGGGGAGAGGCGCTCGCGGGCGCGACGTTGCGCGACCCGCGGGTGCGCCTGCATCACGGCGACGTGCGCGATGTGCTGCGCGAGAGCCCGGGTGCCTTCGATGCCATCATGCTCGACGTCGACAACGGTGCCGAGCCCTTCACCACGGCGGGGAACGCGGGGCTCTACGGCGAGGCCGGACTCCGGGAGACCGCGGCGGCGTTGCGCCCGGGCGGGGTGGTCGCGTGGTGGTCGGTCGGGGAAGACCGACGATTCGAAGCGGCGGCGCGCCGGGCCGGACTCACCGTCACCTCCCATCGCCGCCGGGTGCATGCAACAGCGAAGGCGTCGCACGTCATCATCACGGGGCGACGCGAGGGAGGCGGACCGTAG
- a CDS encoding alpha/beta hydrolase has translation MSSPLSARERFIAFRRSLPRTPRLHHLRIKARGLDFAVFTTPEVHGAPPLVCVNGGLLFSHKLLWPALSPLAERRQLIFYDQRGRGESSAPPGEKAARIEHDAGDLGALRTALGYRRWDVLGHSWGGGIAVLGTEQDREGVRRLVLVNSVGPRSESWLPQLHDAALARLAAAQRAVLQHIDPVTLLTGDPAAQSAYSRAMYPAWFADPEMAQLFVPPRSESRTGAAIASRLRRDGYDWSTLVRAVQVEALVLHGADDLLPPSVARELVALLPKARLSNIPSAGHMPFWEAPEAFFGQVEQFLGGA, from the coding sequence ATGTCGTCGCCTCTCTCCGCCCGCGAACGCTTCATCGCCTTCCGGCGCTCGCTCCCGCGAACGCCGCGGCTCCACCACCTCCGCATCAAGGCGCGCGGGCTCGACTTCGCCGTCTTCACCACCCCCGAAGTCCACGGCGCCCCCCCGCTCGTGTGCGTCAACGGCGGCCTCCTCTTCTCGCACAAGCTCCTCTGGCCCGCCCTCTCCCCGCTCGCCGAACGGCGGCAGCTGATCTTCTATGACCAGCGCGGACGGGGCGAGAGCAGTGCCCCTCCGGGCGAAAAGGCGGCCCGGATCGAACACGACGCGGGAGACCTGGGAGCGCTTCGAACGGCGCTCGGCTACCGCCGCTGGGACGTGCTCGGGCACTCCTGGGGGGGTGGAATTGCGGTCTTGGGGACCGAGCAGGACCGGGAGGGGGTGCGCCGGCTCGTCCTCGTGAATTCGGTCGGCCCGCGCAGCGAGAGCTGGCTCCCCCAACTGCACGACGCGGCCCTGGCCCGGCTCGCGGCGGCGCAGCGGGCGGTGTTGCAGCACATCGACCCGGTGACGCTCCTCACCGGCGATCCAGCGGCACAATCCGCCTACTCGCGGGCCATGTACCCCGCCTGGTTTGCGGACCCCGAAATGGCGCAACTCTTTGTCCCACCGCGCAGTGAGAGCCGCACCGGCGCCGCCATCGCCTCCCGCCTCCGGCGCGACGGATACGACTGGTCGACCTTGGTACGTGCCGTGCAAGTGGAAGCGCTCGTCCTTCACGGGGCGGACGATCTTCTCCCACCATCGGTGGCCCGGGAGCTCGTCGCCCTCTTGCCGAAGGCGCGACTTTCGAACATTCCCAGTGCGGGGCACATGCCGTTCTGGGAAGCCCCGGAGGCGTTCTTCGGTCAGGTGGAACAGTTCCTCGGCGGCGCGTAG
- a CDS encoding matrixin family metalloprotease, which produces MKRLDLIFAVVLSVLAAFVGVEAYAMHGNGGARHVVRSAGANASTTPADDDSESRDARRERRSSPASRAARDRERLLADVRSRLEVSGAGTYIGEVLAAHDSALARWPDRGGQPLRIWIQPFARVRDWTPTALPIVRDAFIEWGEAGVPLNFSFVLDSATADVRVTWIDRFHEPISGKTLWSHDDRWSILEANIVLAVHHRTGEALDTAATRAIALHEVGHLIGLDHTTDTTSIMTPRVRVKTLSPADRATAQLLYLLPAGPIGGARASAR; this is translated from the coding sequence ATGAAGCGTCTGGATCTCATCTTCGCCGTCGTTCTCAGCGTCCTCGCCGCTTTTGTCGGCGTGGAAGCGTACGCCATGCATGGCAATGGCGGGGCACGCCACGTCGTGCGGTCGGCGGGGGCCAACGCCTCGACGACCCCGGCCGATGATGACAGCGAAAGCCGGGACGCCCGCCGCGAACGACGCAGCTCCCCCGCCTCCAGGGCCGCACGCGATCGCGAGCGTCTGCTCGCCGACGTGCGCAGCCGCCTCGAGGTCTCCGGCGCGGGGACCTACATCGGCGAAGTCCTCGCCGCGCACGACTCGGCGCTCGCCCGCTGGCCCGATCGCGGCGGCCAGCCGCTGCGCATCTGGATCCAGCCCTTCGCCCGCGTGCGCGACTGGACGCCCACGGCGCTCCCGATCGTTCGCGACGCCTTCATCGAATGGGGGGAGGCCGGGGTCCCGCTCAACTTCTCCTTCGTCCTCGACTCGGCCACCGCCGACGTGCGCGTGACCTGGATCGATCGCTTCCACGAGCCCATCTCGGGCAAGACGCTCTGGTCGCACGACGATCGCTGGTCGATCCTCGAGGCCAACATCGTCCTCGCCGTGCACCACCGCACGGGCGAAGCGCTCGACACCGCCGCCACGCGCGCCATCGCGCTGCACGAAGTCGGACACCTGATCGGGCTCGATCACACGACCGACACGACGTCGATCATGACGCCGCGCGTGCGCGTCAAGACGCTCTCCCCGGCCGACCGCGCCACCGCGCAGCTCCTCTATCTCCTCCCCGCCGGTCCGATCGGCGGGGCCCGCGCCTCAGCGCGTTAG
- a CDS encoding PDZ domain-containing protein, whose protein sequence is MTARSLTAHVRALAPAALLLLTVAPAVAHGQSRRVVVREVSPFEQEVDRLVQELLQKKRTSLALLGNLQELQLAMRNDAIAEASRGQAETAVRQMRARLASLESDGGRIQRRLNDICAADRKPQGWVGIYYSASASALREGDGRLVMRFVDYPDIESVEPGSPADKAGIRTGDRIMAMAGRDLRDAEIDFTPLLKPGTRIPFRVRRGAESKLLTVTVEPRPDGFSTPCPWIDERIAAAMAPMQMVVTVTTEQGTTGGAVAGAPRVVVQRVAPALPTPGTPPTPVVAPTSPTAPLPPLPPMGNGVGASQVVFGGAQFVTVGPELAEALGVERGMLVVTSGRGSPADQSGLRAGDVLLSVDGQALSSPLVFLQAVEESTRHEVRLQLLRRRKPMTLTLKW, encoded by the coding sequence ATGACCGCACGATCCCTCACCGCGCACGTCCGCGCGCTCGCGCCAGCGGCCCTCTTGCTGCTGACGGTGGCACCGGCGGTGGCGCACGGGCAGTCGCGCCGGGTGGTGGTGCGCGAGGTCTCGCCGTTCGAGCAGGAGGTCGACCGCCTGGTGCAAGAGCTCCTGCAGAAGAAGCGCACCTCGCTGGCGCTGCTGGGCAACCTGCAGGAGTTGCAACTGGCGATGCGCAATGACGCCATCGCCGAGGCATCGCGCGGGCAGGCCGAGACGGCTGTGCGGCAGATGCGCGCGCGCTTGGCTTCGCTCGAGAGCGACGGGGGGCGCATCCAGCGCCGGCTCAACGACATCTGCGCCGCCGACCGCAAGCCGCAGGGGTGGGTCGGGATCTACTACTCCGCTTCGGCGAGTGCACTCCGTGAAGGCGACGGGCGCCTCGTCATGCGCTTCGTCGACTATCCCGACATCGAGTCGGTGGAGCCGGGGTCGCCGGCCGACAAGGCCGGGATCCGGACCGGTGACCGCATCATGGCGATGGCCGGGCGAGACCTGCGCGACGCCGAGATCGACTTCACCCCGCTGCTCAAGCCAGGGACGCGCATCCCGTTCCGGGTACGGCGGGGGGCGGAGAGCAAGCTGCTCACGGTGACGGTGGAGCCGCGTCCCGATGGCTTCTCCACTCCCTGCCCCTGGATCGACGAGCGCATCGCGGCGGCGATGGCGCCGATGCAGATGGTGGTGACGGTGACGACCGAGCAGGGGACGACGGGTGGTGCAGTGGCTGGGGCGCCTCGCGTGGTGGTGCAGCGGGTCGCGCCCGCTCTCCCGACCCCCGGCACGCCCCCGACCCCGGTCGTCGCGCCGACGTCGCCCACCGCGCCGTTGCCGCCGCTCCCACCCATGGGGAACGGGGTGGGCGCCTCGCAGGTCGTCTTCGGAGGTGCCCAGTTCGTGACGGTAGGGCCGGAGCTGGCCGAGGCGTTAGGCGTGGAGCGGGGGATGCTCGTCGTCACGTCCGGGCGCGGGTCGCCGGCCGACCAGTCGGGGCTGCGCGCGGGCGACGTCCTCCTCTCGGTCGATGGCCAGGCGCTCTCCTCGCCGCTCGTCTTCCTGCAGGCCGTGGAAGAGTCGACGCGTCACGAGGTGCGGTTGCAGCTGCTGCGCCGCCGCAAGCCGATGACGCTCACGCTCAAGTGGTGA
- a CDS encoding sigma-70 family RNA polymerase sigma factor, giving the protein MATDTTLIQRAIDGDERAMRQLWSQHAPHIDAVVRRLVGNADDAVDIAQEVWIQIFRALPTYRGDSQFGTWAHRIAVNRTLNALRRTRRLAKIETDIEEDTASVEHGSERALLAASIEDAAARLSPGARTVFLMHDVEGYTHEEIATALGITAGGSKSQLFKARAKLRKLLAHVIDGFRSDTDREHAAPAY; this is encoded by the coding sequence ATGGCCACCGATACCACCCTCATTCAGCGAGCAATCGACGGGGATGAGCGGGCGATGCGACAGCTTTGGTCGCAGCACGCGCCGCACATCGACGCGGTCGTGCGTCGCCTGGTGGGGAATGCGGACGATGCGGTGGACATCGCGCAGGAGGTCTGGATCCAGATCTTCCGGGCCCTGCCGACCTACCGGGGCGATTCGCAGTTCGGGACGTGGGCGCACCGGATCGCGGTCAACCGAACGCTCAATGCGCTGCGGCGCACCCGTCGACTGGCCAAGATCGAAACGGACATCGAGGAGGACACCGCCTCGGTGGAGCACGGAAGCGAGCGAGCCCTCCTGGCCGCTTCCATCGAAGACGCCGCTGCTCGGCTATCGCCGGGGGCGCGGACCGTCTTTCTCATGCACGATGTGGAGGGATACACGCACGAGGAGATTGCCACCGCGCTGGGCATCACGGCTGGTGGCAGCAAGTCGCAACTCTTCAAGGCGCGCGCCAAGCTGCGCAAGTTGTTGGCGCACGTCATCGATGGCTTCAGGTCTGACACGGATCGGGAACATGCTGCACCTGCCTATTGA